The stretch of DNA ACCTGAGATCTGGAATCTCCCTGGGCGCCGCCTTTCCCCTGTTTTGTCGTCGGTAGATACTGCACGGTTACTGTTGTTTCATGGGATTGTTTGTTGAAGTCAATAGCTAAAGCATAAACCTGGACCAAATCTTCATATTCTTCGTAATCCCAGCATCCTGAAAGGACAAGGGCAAAGAGTAATAAAGCCGGCAAAAGAATTCTTTTCATCATTTTGTAGCACTTCCAGCCCTTTTATTTGTTATCAGAACGCTAACAGAAGCAAGCAGTAAGGTCAATACGGAAAAGGGCAAGATAATATAACTTGCCAAAAATACGGCCAGAAAATATGCCTTATTATATGACATTAGCCAGATTGAAGGTATCAATATCATCAGGGCTATGATAATCAACTGTAATAAGGGTTTTTTGTTAAATATTTTTTTTACAGATGTCCATGCACAATACATGCTCACAGTAATCTTGCCAATGGCAATAATTTGGTAAGTCCCAAAAATGAATATTTCTAAACCTTGTAGAAATTTTCCTACCTGGATAAGCTTGGCTGCATTAACTCCCCCAAATGCGATCCGTTTGGCAAGCTCAGGACTCATTATCCCTATAATAATCATTATGGCAAAAGAAAAGATAATCGAACTTAATGCTATTCCCTTGACAACCCACATATAATGCTTGCCCGAGTCTGGTATGTTACGCACTATGACCATAAAAATCAGCAATACTTCGGCCGCCCCTCCTAACATGAATATGGTTCCCTTGATAAATCCGGTTAATGATGTATTAAAGACAGGAATCACATATTCAATATGAAATAATTTAGGAGCAAAGATGAACGCGGCAAAATAATTGACAATACCGAATGCAGCCAGTATCTCAACCAATCTTCCAAAGACCTTGATTTCGCCATATGCAAACATTACACAAATCAATATTAAAATCAACATAATAATCCAGGGCGGCGTAGCACGCAAAAAGAATGCGTTAATCATTTGCGTAAACATGTTTAAATGTGCAACAGCAATTGTAATATTTAATAGAATGAATATTACAATAATAGCCATGTTTGGAAATTTACCCAGACCTCTTTCTAATATATCAAAAACCGTGCTTTGCGGTTGAAACTTCCCTAAGTAAAAAATCCACACCGCAAAAGGTATTACGAATAAAATTCCTAATAAGCCTGCGACCCAAGCAGCTCTATCTGTGTAGTCATCAATCCATGTATGAATATATACTATATTTCCTATAGCACCGAGAAAAGACAAAAAGATAACTTGCTCCCTGGTGAGCTGGATATTTTGTGGCATAAATTTGATCACTCTCTTTTTTGGGCTAGCATCTGATCAATTTTTTACAACGTTTTTTTAAGACGCTGTATGGGGCACGAATAAAAGTATCTTTCATTCCTTCAAGGTCAAAGGGTACAAAAGGATAAAGGTAAGGAACCCCAAAAGATTCCAGAGATGCCAGATGCCAGAAAATAATCACAGTGCCGTTTATTACTCCGAACAATCCAAATCCGCCGGCCAGTAGAATTAGAAAATAATTAATAAGCCTTGCCGGGTAGATTAGTGTGGTGGTGGAAATGGCAAAGGATGATATTGCTGCAATAGCTGCCACGATAATAACAGATGCGCTTACATAACCTGCATCAACAGCCGCTGTTCCAATGACTATAGCTGACAGCACCCCGATAAAGAAACCTACCGACCCCGAAACACGCATTGACGCTTCGCGGATCAGAGTTATTGCAAAGGTCAAGATAAGCAGCTCCACAACAGACGGAAAGGGTACGCCCTCTCTTCCATTTGCTATGTTCAAGGCCAGGGGTGGAGGTACAATAGAATGATTATAGGCTACGAAGGCCAGATATACAGGGGCAATTTGGATCGATAATATAAAAGCTATAAAACGTGCCATTCTTAAAAAAGAAGAAACAAGGGATCTTTCTACGTAATCATCCATAGTTTTAAAATGATCCCAAAATGATATTGGCGCTGCAAGCGCAAAGGGACTGTTGCTGCATAATATGGCAAATTGCCCGTCAATCAAGCTTTTGGCTATGATATCAGGACGCTGAGACTGTCTGTATTTGGGGAATACAGACCATGGAGCATCTTCGATCAGCTCGGCTAAAGCGCCTATTCCATATACAGTATCTATATCTATATTTTTAATCCGCCGTCTGGCTTCCTCAACTGCTTTTGTATTTGCCAGGCCTTCAAACCATAACAATTTTACTTTTGTATGTGAAAGTACGCCTACAGTAAAAGTTTCGATGTGCAAATCCGGCGTTGGAAGTCTTCTAATGATCATAGTGCAATTTGTTTCCAGGTCTTCGATAAAGGAATCTTTACTTGCAAAAACTGTAACTTCATTTTCAGGTTTTTCTATGGCGCGTTTTTCTACCTTACGGGTTCCAATAATAAGAGCAGTATCCAGATGATCAATAAAAAGCACTGTGTTTCCATTTAAAAGACTATCTACAACCTGCTCCATTTGATCGGTTCTCTTTATATTGGGTATAGATATAAATTTTGACTGCATCAGCAAAAGGATGCCATCAAAACCGATCTTTGCATCAATCTTTCCCTTAAGAAGAGGTTCAATTACCTGATTGCTGATCAGTTTTATGTCAGTAATACCTTCTATATAAGCTACTCCGACCTGTGCTTGACCCTCTAAAACATCATATTTTCCTTCAACCAGACCTAACCCGTCCCCTAGAATGCTATGTAAAAATCCGAAGTTTTCATCAATGGTGGAAAAAATATTCCTCTTTTGGGCTTGAGAAGGCAGTTGTGTTGAATGGTTCTTTTTTTTATTTGCTATGTTTTTTGCGTATCTATTATATCTTTTCATAATTTACCTGCCGATAACACTAAAAGATAGTAATAGTTTTACATAAGTAAGTAAAATCTATACTAAATACTAAACTTTCCCTTGTCGCTATCGGACGAATTTAGAACCCGCCGCAGGTTACCGGGCTTTAGCCCGAATAAAAAGGCGGTTTTTTCGCCAGGCTGCTGAAAAAGTCCTCTTAACGTAAAAAAGGTATAATCCTTCATTTGTGAGGAGATTATACCTTTTTTTCTGTATAATTAAGGGTATCTATTTTTTTCAGGTGGGTGACACATGAGTATCTTAATGTTTTGAATTAATTAAATCCTCTCTATCAATAACTCTTGGCGGCTCTTCAAGCCAACCGTTTTCTATCATTATATTTACGCCATCTTCAGTATGATCCGCAGTATCCATCATAGTACGGGTATAACCGGGAAGTAAATCGTGTCTTAAATTTGTTGATATTGCTGTGCCACAGTTGGCTATTACAACTGCACTCATATAAAGTGATTTAGCCATCATTAATTTGTCCGAAAACGGAGAAACTGTTGAATCGGTGACAGACGTATCCCAACTCATCGGCACAGGGATATCCTCTTGACTTAAAATTGGGATATACATATTCAAAAACCTGTTTGCTAAATCTATCCCTTTGTCCATATAATGGCGTACTTTTTTTGATTCCGCTACTTGTCTAAAACCAATCAAAACTTCTTTGCCTAAGCTGATCATGATTATTCCATGGAAAAGCGATGATATCTCCACTGCCAGTAAAGGTCTTTTTTCATGCACCAAATACCCTGCCAGAAAATTTTTTTTCTTGACAAAATCGGTGGTTTTAGGCGTTGTAATATAAGGAGGGCGTATATAAAGCCCTTTGGAGAGCAATAAGTCCACTGTTTTTTGATATAATTCTATTATTGAAGAACAACAACGGGTGTAAAACTCCCTTACATCAGGACGTACTGAGGTAGTTAGAGCCAAACCTTGTGTAGCAATTCCCGCCTTAGTTTTATGGTTAAGGAAATACAGGTAAAACGGGTCTGAATAGAGACGGGGAGCTTTTGTATTAATATCTTCAGTCGTATACCCAATAGGAATTGAAAGCCCTTCTTTATTGAAGGTTTCTATTATCCAAGAAACCATTTTATTTGTTACATCCACAGCAGATTCCAATAATAAACGAATATCCTTATCCTGTACGTTGCTTAAAAAATGCTTGAACATGCAGCTATATATACTAGATTCCATATAAGTGTTCCAAAGGACTCCAATTTCAGATGCGTTAAGCCTCGTATCATTAACAATTTCCCTGCTGATACCAATTGTTTCTTTTAATTCTGTGCTAGTTGCCAATTTATTGCACCTCCTAAAATTACCCAAACTATTACTTCCACATTAAGTATATTTTCTGAAGTTACGAGCGGTTTTTTAGTAATGGTATTTCATATTGTTTAAAAACATTATTATCTTAATATTACATAATTATCCCTCTTGATCCTTCAGCTTATAGAGTTTAAAAATTGTTTTTCAACAAAAATATTTTTGAGTTAATTTTTCCGCTGTACGTGTTGCTAAAGCTTGGGTTGTAAGAGTAGGATTTGGCCCTCCCAAGCTATTATAGAGTACGCTGTTATCTGCTATAAATAACCTTTTAACTTGAAAAGCTTCACAATTTGAATCGGTAACATAACCCATACGCATTGTACTTTCTAAATGAGCAAATAAGTAAGGTGAGCAATCGGTACGTATAATTTTTTTAGCTCCCGCTTTCTTGAGGATATTTGTTGCAATAACAGCTAGTTTATCCCTCTTTTGTTTATCCCTTTTGCTTGGATAATACTTAATTACAGGTATCGAACCATGCTCATCCTTTAGAACGGGATCAAGAGTAATTCCACTTTTCTTATTAACTTCATCATCAGTAAATATTAAAACACTTAAAGTTCTTGGATATTCCATCATTAATTCTTTAAGTTCCCGGCCTACTACTCTTCCCCTAACATCCCAAGGTTCTTCCGAATCGGTTTTGCGTAAAAAGTTGTAACCATTTTTACTAAATGCGTAAAGTAAGGTAGATAATAATCCCGGACTTGAACCAAATCCCTGAATCGCTCCAACTCCCGGGTAATCAAATCTAGCTGCTGAATTTGGCCCGACATATGGTTTTATGTTAGGAACACCTAATATGTTCATCAAGATTTGCTCGTCAAATATACCGGAGACGGTGTCAGACCAATGGCTTGTTAATCCTTTCCCAATCCACGAATTATTTGGTAGTTTTGAATTTAACCAAAGCCGGGGGGTTTCTATACCGCCTGCTGCCATAACTACAACTTTTGCCCTAAGTTCACCTGTTTCTCCTGTCCAGGTATCTCTATATTGGACACCTATAGCCTTAAGACCGTCACTTTCATCTTTTTCTGTTAATATCTTGATAACAAATGTGTTTGGCCTAACCATTACATTTCCCGTTTTAAGAGCAAGGGGAATATAACTCACCAATGTTGAACGTTTGGCTATTTTTTCAACCGTGGGACCAATGTGACATCCGTTGATACAGCTGCCGCATAGAGTGCAACCTTCAGTGTTTTCTTCAAATTGAAAATACGGATCGTTTATATTAAGATCCGTAGGTAAAATTGCATTAGGCTGGGGGCGATAACCCGGACTTGTTACATTAAGGGTTTTTAAAAGGGACCATCCGGCTTTTTGGGCACCATGAAAAAATAGCTCTTCTTTTGCCGTCATTGGTGCGGGGGAAACCGGAAGTGTTGCTTCAACTTTCTCATAGTATGGAATCATTTCCCGATAGGAAATGGGCCAAACGTCATCCACTGCTGACGGAAACGCCCGTGGAGAATTTCCAAGGTAGTTAAGTGTAGTCCCGCCTACGCCGGAAATCTGCCAGGCAAAACCTCCCTGGGGAATGTATCTAAACCAGGGATACCGATTTCTATCTGCAGGCCCCCATCGAAATTTACCTGATACAAAGTCGTTCATGTCACCTTCATAACCTGTAAATTTTCTATTTAAAATCTCATGACTTAAGTTTTCAGGATTGGAATCGCATACGGCACCATGTTCCTGGTTTGGATTGGGCCATTTTTTATTTCCATACCATGTTCCTGCTTCAAGCAATAGTACTTTTACTCCCTTTTCACCAAGTTCTTTGGCAACAACAGAACCTCCTCCACCCGCTCCAATTATGATAACGTCGGCAGCATATGTCATGGGATCCACCTTTATTCTGTGAATTTTTCAATCAAATAACCTTTCAGAGCATGATAACCCTTGGAAGGGCCGGGATATCCAACCTGTTTCCAACCTGTAGGGAAATGCTCTAGTTGGCGTTTTTCAGGCGTTTCCATACGTGTTGAACCGTATCCGGACCATTCAGTATAATACCCAATTATGGCAAGAAAGGTAATTGAAGTTATTATGGTAAATACAAATCCCCGGTAATTACGGAAAGGTAAAGGCAAGATTGCGAGATCGTCTTCTTTCTGTTCCAAAAGAGTTATTGCCCGAAAACGATCGCTTGGTGCAAGGGCTGCAAAGGCACCTTTCTCAGGCAGGATAGCTGAGTTTACGGGTATTTTATTTCCCCCCATATAGAGTAACTGCTTTGCAGCTATATTCAGCATTTCTGCAGCTGCATCAGCTAAATGAATATTAAAGCTCTTTATAATAATAATTAGCGAAAGAAAATGATCCAGTGACCAGATTTGATATTCGTCAGTGTGCGAATCCAATGCTCCACATGACTGAATAGATCCTTGTTTTTCTGTAAGCTCAGGAGTCACCGGTACTATTGCATCTACCAATGCTTTAAAAACTGCTTGAGTTTGCGGAAGGGTATACTTATTTCCTTGGAATAATATCATCACAGCAAACAGTTTGAAAAAATCCCAAGTCATTATACACCTCTTTCCGATAATGCTACCAAATTGTGTTTTGAATAACATTAAAACCGTAATATGTACCGTAAAAAATCGACTCGTAAGGGTTTTAATGTTTTTATTTTTCCTGGTTTATTAATGTTATATACATGGACTAAGGTTTTTAAGAAAGTTTATAATGGATAAAAAGACTTAAAGGGGTGGGTCTGATATGTCAATAACTTTATCAGACAAGATTTATACCATTGAAGATTATATGAAGCTGGACGATGGAAACCGGTACGAACTAATTGGGGGTAAGTTAATTATGGCTCCACGACCAAGCTATAAACATCAAAGAACCGCTGGTAAAATATATACACGATTTGAAAACTTTCTCGAAAAAAACCCCATTGGCGAGGCGGTACAGGAAGTTGATGTTCATCTTGGAATTGAAGTAATTGCCCCTGATGTACTTTTTATTGCCAAAGATCGATTAGATATTGTGGGAGAGCTATATATCCAGGCTGCTCCGGATTTAGTTGTAGAAATTATATCTCCTTCCACAGCAAGTATTGATCGGAAGAAAAAAAGTAAATTATATTTTATCCACGGTGTAAAAGAATACTGGATGGTAGATCCGGACCAACGGTTAGTGGAAGTACTAATAGCCGGGGAAAAAGAGTGGCGGTGGGCCGGTGTATTTGACCAGGAGGATGTTTTAACTACGGACCTTTTACCGGGGCTGGAAATAAGCTTAAGTGAAGTGTTTTGATTTTAGGGCTTAACCAGAGGGTTTTAGGCGCCGCAATATCATGTGAATGAAATATATGTTTCACTAATTGTCCCGGTGACCATACTGAAGAGTATACACCCGTTCCCATCCCGAACACGGAATGGCATAATGATGGTACCCTTTAGAGCTCAAGGCCTGTTCTTTTCCACCTGCTTTTTTCAGGTTTCGGATAATAGCTCAGCGCCAATGATCGACGCAATAGAAATAACATTTTCATATTTAAATATGTATATGGGAAATATTTATAGCATAAAGAAACAAAAAACAAAAAATCGTGGGGATAGAAAATGCTATATAATTTTGATGATATTATTAATAGAAAAAATACCAATAGTATGAAATGGGACAATATTAAGCTATTTGGCAGAGATGATTTAATCAATATGTGGGTGGCAGATATGGATTTTCCCTGTCCGGAACCGGTAGTTAAGGCCCTTAAAGAACGGGCTGAATACCCTGTCTACGGCTATTCTTTTCCACCAGATTCGTTATATGAAGCCATAGTTGAAAGGCTGGATAGAAACTTCGGCTGGGAAATAAAAAAAGAGTGGATAGTGTTTACGGCCGGGGTGGTTAATGGATTATATTCAGCAGTTAGGGCTTTTACTTATCCCGGCGATGAGGTGGTAGTGCAGCCACCGGTATATTATCCATTTTTTAATGCAATCAAAGACAATGGTTGCCAGGTTCTGCATAACCATTTGGCTTTTGACGGTGAGCGGTATACCATGGATTTTAACAAACTGGAAGAGCTTTTTAAACCTATCACATCATTTCCGGTACGTATGCCCCGGATTAAGATGCTTATTTTATGCAGTCCGCATAACCCGGTGGGGAGAGTATGGTCAAAGGAAGAACTAACTGCTTTGGGGGAAATTTGCATAAAAAATAACTGTATGCTTATATCTGATGAAATTCATGGTGAATTAATGGTTGGTGATGTTAAACATACGGTTACAGCTACAATATCCCAGGAGCTTGAACAGCAAAGCATAACGTTTATGTCTGCCAGTAAAACATTTAATTTAGCTGGTTTGGCCACTTCTTTTGCTGTTATTCCCAATGATCATTGGCGCAGGGAGTTTATTAAGTCCAGAGCCGGCTATAACAGTGGCAATTTCTTTGGATTTACTGCTTTGGAGGCTGCCTTCCGCTATGGTGATGAATACCTTAGCCAGTTACTGCTATATTTAAGGGCTAATGTCAAATTCTTTACCGATTATATTAATAATAAAATTCCCAGGCTTAAAGTGATTAAACCGGAAGGAACCTATCTTGCGTGGGTTGATATGAGAAATTTAGGTATGAATACTCTTGAGCTGCAAGATTTTATTCGTAGTAAGGCCCGCTTAGCACTGGATGACGGGTACGCCTTCGGGCCCGGTGGCGAGGGTTTTCAGAGGTTTAACCTGGCCTGCCCCCGTATTATACTGCAACAAGCGCTGGAGAGATTGGAACAGGCCGTTGAAGAGTTATAAAAAACTATGAAAGAAGTAATGTAAAAGCAACCAACGAAAGCTGTTTAAAGCAATTCGCCGGTTGCTTTTGAATTATTGCTTTTGAGTTTCCAAGATTGCGCCTCTGTTCCCTGATGTAACCAATGCAGCATACCTGGAAAGGTACCCTGTTGTAATTTTGGGCTTTCTTGGCATCCACTTTTCTCTACGCTTTTTCAGGTCGGTATCACTTATGACGAAGTTGATTTTATTTGCCATAATATCGATTTGGATGATGTCTCCGTTCGCTATCAAAGCGATATTGCCGCCAACTGCAGCTTCAGGAGAAACATGACCGATTGCAGCGCCTCTGGTTGCACCACTAAATCGCCCGTCGGTAATCAGGGCGACGCTTTCTCCCAGTCCGCGTCCCATAATGGCGGAGGTGGGGTTTAACATTTCCCTCATGCCCGGCCCGCCCTTCGGGCCTTCATACCGGATCACAACAACATCTCCTGCTACAATTTTGCCGGAATTAATTGCCTGCAAGGCATCTTCCTCGCAGTCAAATACTTTGGCAGGACCTTCATGTTTGAGCATTTCGGGTGCAACGGCGGAACGCTTGACAACACAGGAATCGGGAGCCAGATTTCCTTTTAATACAGCAATTCCGCCTGTTTTGCTGTAAGGGTTCTCGACAGGTCGTATAACCTCCGTATTCTTATTGACGCAACCTGTCATGTTTTCCGCAACAGATTTGCCTGTGCAGGTTATTAAATTGGTTTTAAGCAAGCTTAATTTATTGATTTCATTCATTACCGCACAGATGCCACCAGCTTCATTGAGCTCTTCCATGTAGGTATGCCCGGCAGGGGCCAAATGGCACAGATTCGGCATTTTGTCACTAATTTCGTTTGCGATGTCAAGATTTAATTCAATACCGCATTCATGAGCAATCGCTGGAAGATGCAGCATACTGTTGGTACTGCAACCTAAGGCCATATCCATAGTCAAAGCATTTTTAAAGGCATCCTCGGTCAGAATATCCCTCGGTCGGATATCCCTTTTGAATAGCTCCATAATCTGCATGCCTGTATGCTTGGCAAGCTGAATCCGTTCTGAATAAACCGCCGGGATCGTACCATTGCCAGGCAACGCCATTCCCAATACTTCTGTCAGGCAGTTCATGCTATTGGCTGTATACATGCCTGAACAGGAACCGCAGGTTGGGCAGGCTTTTTTTTCAAATTCCAGTAATTTCTCCTTAGTGATCTTTCCTGCATGGAATGCGCCAACCGCTTCTGTAACACTGGTAAAACTGATTTTCCGCCCATCCACTTTACCTGCAAGCATTGGCCCCCCGCTGATAAATATGGTTGGAATATTCAATCGCGCTGCGGCCATTAACAATCCGGGGACGCTTTTATCACAGTTCGGAACCATGACCAGAGCGTCAAAGGCATGGGCCAGTACCACGGCTTCGGTAGAGTCGGCAATCAATTCTCTTGTCACAAGTGAATACTTCATTCCCTGATGTCCCATGGCAAGGCCGTCACATACAGCAATCGCGGGGAAGACAAGCGGAGTACCTCCAGCCATTGCCACACCCAGCTTTACCGCTTCCACGATTTTATCCAGATTCATATGTCCCGGAACGATATCGCTTTGGGAGCTGACAATGCCGATTAATGGCCTTTCCATTTCCTCATCTGTCAAACCCAGCGCATGAAACAATGCGCGTTGCGGTGCACTTTGGGTTACTGCATCGCTATTCATTATACAAACACCTCACTATAATATAGTTGTATGACTACATTATATATTGTATGATGTCTAGTATCAATGGTATAAATCATACATCAATATAAGAAAGCTGTTTTTATCCGAAAACAGCTTAAAGGAAGTACTTATTTATCTATAATGCCAAAGCCTCTCATTGCATGTATGATATGCAATTTCATGGCAGTTTTCGCCCCTTCAGCATCTCGTTTTGATAAAAACTCCATGATCATCCGGTGGTCATTTAAGGTTCTCTGAACCATTTCTTCATTTGTGTCAGATAAAAGGACTCCCTTGTTAATGGCTTTATAAAGGATAGGAATCAGGCGGTTCATAAACTCATTATGGGTTGCCTTTGCGATTGATTTATGAAATGCCTGTTCAACCTCGGTTCGATCTTCCTTTTTTAAAATCTGTTCTTCTTCTAGCCTGCCATAGTACAGGATACGCTCAATTTCTTTATCTGTGGCTCGTTTTGCAGCATAATAGGCTGCTTGCGGCTCAAAAATCAGACGCATTTCATATAAATCTTTAATGTCAATTTTAAACGTTGAAAGTCCTTTTAAGCCAAATTCCTCGTTTAACTCTTGGTTATTCTTTACGTAAGTTCCTTTTCCCCGTTTAATTTCTAATACATTATGAGCCACTAAAATACGAATTGCTTCTCGTAATGTGGTACGGCTGACCTGTAATTTTGCAGAAAGTTCGTTTTCATTGGGGAGCTTATCTCCAATAGCGAACTTTTTATCTATGGTAATCATTGCAAGAATATCTTCCGCTACATTTTCAGCCAGACTTCTTCCTGTTGTTGTCACAGAGCTATCCTCCCCATGAAAGTGTTTAATATGATAATACTGTGTAAGACATCATTTTTCAAGTGAGATGTCAGATGTCCAAAAGCATGTAAGGGGTTAGATAGTTGGCATTCGGTATTGCTATAACGAAATAAACACTGGTAATACTGTTGTCAAAAGTATAGCAACAGCATTGACGTTCCTGAAGAAGTAATAAATAGTGCTGTAACCATGGAAGAATTATTTCAAAACGGGCTAATTCAACCATAAAGATGATCATTATTAGATTATTTAATTATAGTTGTTAATTAATAAAGGCAAGTAGTCGTTTAATATTATTAATTTTTCTTTCCATGATTTATATCACGAAGATATGGCTCCGTATAAGCGGGGGCTATTCGTGGTTTTTGTGTTGTTATGTCTTTCCTTATGCAGCGGTAATCCCGGTAACTTAATAATGCGTACGGGAGCAATAAGGACTTGTCGTTGTTAAACCTTTTGAATCAGGCGGGCTCAGTTCCTTCGGAAAGCCTTTTTCGACAATATAAACGGACGGCCAGCACTATCATGCTCCCAGCCCTACTGAAAATGCAAAAATTTAAGAAAAAGGGGACAGGCATCTTTTTAGCGTATACTCTCGCTTAACGATGAAAAAACGCTTCGCGTGACCTTACCTGAGTTTTCTTCTTAATTGCCTGGTATCCTCCGGGTTGCCGCTGACTATTAAACGATCGCCCAATTGAAGAACGGTATCTCCATGAGGAACAATAATCTCATTATTCCTGAAAATACGGATGACAAGGATATCCCCAAGAAAAGGGATTTCTCTAAGACGCGTGTAGTGATATTGTTGGTTACCCAATTCTATCTCCTGAAGGTGTCCTTCATGACTGACCAGATTAATTAAGGTAGGATATTCAACAAGAGCTTTGAGCAAAGTTCTATTGGCAAAAAAGCTTGAAAACATCTGTATTTTCGAATCACCGGGC from Desulfoscipio gibsoniae DSM 7213 encodes:
- a CDS encoding GerAB/ArcD/ProY family transporter, giving the protein MPQNIQLTREQVIFLSFLGAIGNIVYIHTWIDDYTDRAAWVAGLLGILFVIPFAVWIFYLGKFQPQSTVFDILERGLGKFPNMAIIVIFILLNITIAVAHLNMFTQMINAFFLRATPPWIIMLILILICVMFAYGEIKVFGRLVEILAAFGIVNYFAAFIFAPKLFHIEYVIPVFNTSLTGFIKGTIFMLGGAAEVLLIFMVIVRNIPDSGKHYMWVVKGIALSSIIFSFAIMIIIGIMSPELAKRIAFGGVNAAKLIQVGKFLQGLEIFIFGTYQIIAIGKITVSMYCAWTSVKKIFNKKPLLQLIIIALMILIPSIWLMSYNKAYFLAVFLASYIILPFSVLTLLLASVSVLITNKRAGSATK
- a CDS encoding spore germination protein, yielding MKRYNRYAKNIANKKKNHSTQLPSQAQKRNIFSTIDENFGFLHSILGDGLGLVEGKYDVLEGQAQVGVAYIEGITDIKLISNQVIEPLLKGKIDAKIGFDGILLLMQSKFISIPNIKRTDQMEQVVDSLLNGNTVLFIDHLDTALIIGTRKVEKRAIEKPENEVTVFASKDSFIEDLETNCTMIIRRLPTPDLHIETFTVGVLSHTKVKLLWFEGLANTKAVEEARRRIKNIDIDTVYGIGALAELIEDAPWSVFPKYRQSQRPDIIAKSLIDGQFAILCSNSPFALAAPISFWDHFKTMDDYVERSLVSSFLRMARFIAFILSIQIAPVYLAFVAYNHSIVPPPLALNIANGREGVPFPSVVELLILTFAITLIREASMRVSGSVGFFIGVLSAIVIGTAAVDAGYVSASVIIVAAIAAISSFAISTTTLIYPARLINYFLILLAGGFGLFGVINGTVIIFWHLASLESFGVPYLYPFVPFDLEGMKDTFIRAPYSVLKKRCKKLIRC
- a CDS encoding DUF3231 family protein, yielding MATSTELKETIGISREIVNDTRLNASEIGVLWNTYMESSIYSCMFKHFLSNVQDKDIRLLLESAVDVTNKMVSWIIETFNKEGLSIPIGYTTEDINTKAPRLYSDPFYLYFLNHKTKAGIATQGLALTTSVRPDVREFYTRCCSSIIELYQKTVDLLLSKGLYIRPPYITTPKTTDFVKKKNFLAGYLVHEKRPLLAVEISSLFHGIIMISLGKEVLIGFRQVAESKKVRHYMDKGIDLANRFLNMYIPILSQEDIPVPMSWDTSVTDSTVSPFSDKLMMAKSLYMSAVVIANCGTAISTNLRHDLLPGYTRTMMDTADHTEDGVNIMIENGWLEEPPRVIDREDLINSKH
- a CDS encoding GMC family oxidoreductase N-terminal domain-containing protein, yielding MTYAADVIIIGAGGGGSVVAKELGEKGVKVLLLEAGTWYGNKKWPNPNQEHGAVCDSNPENLSHEILNRKFTGYEGDMNDFVSGKFRWGPADRNRYPWFRYIPQGGFAWQISGVGGTTLNYLGNSPRAFPSAVDDVWPISYREMIPYYEKVEATLPVSPAPMTAKEELFFHGAQKAGWSLLKTLNVTSPGYRPQPNAILPTDLNINDPYFQFEENTEGCTLCGSCINGCHIGPTVEKIAKRSTLVSYIPLALKTGNVMVRPNTFVIKILTEKDESDGLKAIGVQYRDTWTGETGELRAKVVVMAAGGIETPRLWLNSKLPNNSWIGKGLTSHWSDTVSGIFDEQILMNILGVPNIKPYVGPNSAARFDYPGVGAIQGFGSSPGLLSTLLYAFSKNGYNFLRKTDSEEPWDVRGRVVGRELKELMMEYPRTLSVLIFTDDEVNKKSGITLDPVLKDEHGSIPVIKYYPSKRDKQKRDKLAVIATNILKKAGAKKIIRTDCSPYLFAHLESTMRMGYVTDSNCEAFQVKRLFIADNSVLYNSLGGPNPTLTTQALATRTAEKLTQKYFC
- a CDS encoding Uma2 family endonuclease, coding for MSITLSDKIYTIEDYMKLDDGNRYELIGGKLIMAPRPSYKHQRTAGKIYTRFENFLEKNPIGEAVQEVDVHLGIEVIAPDVLFIAKDRLDIVGELYIQAAPDLVVEIISPSTASIDRKKKSKLYFIHGVKEYWMVDPDQRLVEVLIAGEKEWRWAGVFDQEDVLTTDLLPGLEISLSEVF
- a CDS encoding MalY/PatB family protein — its product is MLYNFDDIINRKNTNSMKWDNIKLFGRDDLINMWVADMDFPCPEPVVKALKERAEYPVYGYSFPPDSLYEAIVERLDRNFGWEIKKEWIVFTAGVVNGLYSAVRAFTYPGDEVVVQPPVYYPFFNAIKDNGCQVLHNHLAFDGERYTMDFNKLEELFKPITSFPVRMPRIKMLILCSPHNPVGRVWSKEELTALGEICIKNNCMLISDEIHGELMVGDVKHTVTATISQELEQQSITFMSASKTFNLAGLATSFAVIPNDHWRREFIKSRAGYNSGNFFGFTALEAAFRYGDEYLSQLLLYLRANVKFFTDYINNKIPRLKVIKPEGTYLAWVDMRNLGMNTLELQDFIRSKARLALDDGYAFGPGGEGFQRFNLACPRIILQQALERLEQAVEEL
- the ilvD gene encoding dihydroxy-acid dehydratase: MNSDAVTQSAPQRALFHALGLTDEEMERPLIGIVSSQSDIVPGHMNLDKIVEAVKLGVAMAGGTPLVFPAIAVCDGLAMGHQGMKYSLVTRELIADSTEAVVLAHAFDALVMVPNCDKSVPGLLMAAARLNIPTIFISGGPMLAGKVDGRKISFTSVTEAVGAFHAGKITKEKLLEFEKKACPTCGSCSGMYTANSMNCLTEVLGMALPGNGTIPAVYSERIQLAKHTGMQIMELFKRDIRPRDILTEDAFKNALTMDMALGCSTNSMLHLPAIAHECGIELNLDIANEISDKMPNLCHLAPAGHTYMEELNEAGGICAVMNEINKLSLLKTNLITCTGKSVAENMTGCVNKNTEVIRPVENPYSKTGGIAVLKGNLAPDSCVVKRSAVAPEMLKHEGPAKVFDCEEDALQAINSGKIVAGDVVVIRYEGPKGGPGMREMLNPTSAIMGRGLGESVALITDGRFSGATRGAAIGHVSPEAAVGGNIALIANGDIIQIDIMANKINFVISDTDLKKRREKWMPRKPKITTGYLSRYAALVTSGNRGAILETQKQ
- a CDS encoding FadR/GntR family transcriptional regulator: MTTTGRSLAENVAEDILAMITIDKKFAIGDKLPNENELSAKLQVSRTTLREAIRILVAHNVLEIKRGKGTYVKNNQELNEEFGLKGLSTFKIDIKDLYEMRLIFEPQAAYYAAKRATDKEIERILYYGRLEEEQILKKEDRTEVEQAFHKSIAKATHNEFMNRLIPILYKAINKGVLLSDTNEEMVQRTLNDHRMIMEFLSKRDAEGAKTAMKLHIIHAMRGFGIIDK